A window from Carassius gibelio isolate Cgi1373 ecotype wild population from Czech Republic chromosome B3, carGib1.2-hapl.c, whole genome shotgun sequence encodes these proteins:
- the axin1 gene encoding axin-1 isoform X2, translating to MSVNEMACYPPDVGSSFTEDAPRPPVPGEEGDLVSSDGRQYGHSFYSSKSESLKNETSIATPRRPDLDLGYEPEGSASPTPPYLKWAESLHSLLDDQDGIHLFRTFLKQEECADLLDFWFACSGFRKQEANEGNEKMLKLAKAIYKKYILDNNGIVSRQIKPATKSFIKDCVMKLHIDAAMFDQAQTEIQTMMEENTYPLFLKSDIYLEYTRTGGESPKLFSDQSSVSGNGKALPGYLPTLNEDEEWRCDREQGQNHESDPTPSNRLTQKLLMETVPQRVASSKRYQDNREYRHASWREPINPYYVNTGYALAPATSANDSEQQSMSSDADTLSLTDSSVDGVPPYRYRKPHRHEIHESAKVNGRVPLPHIPRTNRMPKDIHVEPEKFAAELISRLEGVLREREAQEKLEERLKRVRLEEEGDDADISTAPSLANHRIPPAVHVQHYGGRYSEMSYNGLQLRDAHEENPESILDEHVQRVMKTPGCQSPGTGRHSPKSRSPDGLPAGKIPGMMMMPLSGGQGKHQARLGPKGEAAHLHHHKHIHHTHYAAGGKPKEQVDAEAMRMHGGLAWNMEQHHFGSKSRNFADGMSVGPSAMDPMGYGKGSTLSKRPVRKGEDGRNFEMREPLPLDDMERNQKILQWMMEGEKEAGRSKRSPYGSISGSKKAQSHEVSRPSSVERPGAVHPWVTAQLRNNVQPSHPFIQDPTMPPNPAPNPLTQLEEARRRLEEERRKSGALQAKPRHKNMKKQPCENITVAYYFCGEPIPYRTSVKGRIVTLGQFKELLTKKGSYRYYFKKVSDEFDCGVVFEEVREDDAILPIFEEKIIGKVEKID from the exons ATGAGTGTAAACGAGATGGCCTGTTATCCGCCAGATGTGGGCAGCAGCTTCACTGAGGATGCCCCCAGACCCCCGGTCCCCGGGGAGGAGGGCGATCTGGTGTCCAGCGATGGACGGCAATACGGCCACAGCTTTTACTCATCTAAGAGTGAGAGCCTCAAGAACGAGACCTCCATAGCTACGCCCAGAAGACCCGACCTGGACCTGGGCTACGAGCCCGAGGGTAGTGCTTCCCCGACGCCACCCTACCTGAAGTGGGCAGAGTCCTTGCACTCGCTCTTAGACGACCAAGATGGCATCCACTTGTTCAGGACTTTCCTCAAACAGGAGGAGTGCGCCGACTTGCTGGACTTCTGGTTCGCCTGCAGCGGCTTCCGCAAGCAGGAGGCCAACGAAGGCAACGAGAAGATGCTGAAGCTCGCCAAAGCCATTTACAAAAAGTACATCTTGGATAACAACGGCATCGTGTCCCGGCAGATCAAGCCGGCCACCAAGAGCTTCATCAAGGACTGTGTGATGAAGCTTCACATCGATGCCGCCATGTTCGACCAGGCGCAAACCGAAATTCAGACTATGATGGAAGAAAATACCTACCCTTTGTTTTTAAAGTCCGACATATACTTGGAATACACCAGGACGGGCGGAGAGAGTCCCAAACTGTTCAGCGACCAGAGCTCGGTGTCAGGCAACGGCAAAGCCCTGCCGGGCTACCTGCCAACTCTGAACGAAGACGAGGAATGGCGGTGCGACCGGGAACAGGGGCAGAACCACGAAAGCGACCCCACTCCCAGCAACAGGCTGACCCAGAAGCTGCTCATGGAAACTGTGCCTCAGCGGGTGGCCAGCAGTAAGAGATATCAGGACAACCGTGAGTACAG ACACGCGTCATGGAGGGAGCCCATCAACCCGTACTACGTGAACACTGGCTACGCGCTGGCGCCCGCCACCAGTGCCAACGACAGCGAGCAGCAGAGCATGTCCAGCGACGCAGACACTCTCTCCCTGACCGACAGCAGTGT AGATGGAGTCCCACCTTATAGATATCGTAAGCCGCATCGACATGAGATCCACGAAAGTGCCAAAGTTAATGGGCGAGTGCCACTACCTCATATTCCC CGCACAAACCGGATGCCAAAGGATATTCACGTTGAGCCGGAGAAGTTTGCGGCGGAGCTCATCAGCAGGCTGGAGGGGGTGCTGAGGGAACGTGAGGCGCAAGAAAAACTGGAAGAGCGGCTCAAGAGAGTTCGGCTG GAAGAGGAAGGTGACGATGCAGACATCTCCACTGCTCCCTCCCTGGCCAATCACAGGATTCCTCCAGCGGTCCACGTGCAGCATTATGGCGGCCGCTACTCTGAAATGAGCTACAACGGGCTGCAGCTACGGGACGCACACGAGGAAAACCCCGAGAGCATCCTGGACGAGCATGTGCAGCGTGTCATGAAAACCCCCGGCTGTCAATCTCCGGGCACGGGGCGCCACTCTCCGAAGTCCCGCTCCCCTGACGGGCTTCCTGCGGGCAAGATTCCCGGGATGATGATGATGCCGCTGTCCGGTGGCCAAGGCAAGCACCAGGCTCGGCTGGGCCCGAAGGGGGAAGCAGCGCACCTGCACCATCACAAACACATCCACCACACACACTATGCCGCGGGGGGGAAACCCAAAGAGCAGGTGGATGCGGAAGCTATGAGGATGCATGGGGGACTGGCCTGGAATATGGAGCAACACCACTTTGGATCCAAGTCACGCAACTTTGCAGATGGGATGAGCGTCGGCCCCAGTGCCATGGACCCCATGGGTTACGG TAAAGGAAGCACACTGTCAAAGCGACCAGTCAGAAAAGGAGAGGATGGTCGAAACTTTGAGATGCGAGAGCCCTTGCCCCTTGATGATATGGAGAGGAACCAGAAGATCTTGCAGTGGATGATGGAGGGCGAGAAGGAAGCTGGCCGCTCTAAGAGGAGCCCTTACGG GAGCATCTCTGGCTCCAAGAAGGCTCAGAGTCACGAGGTGTCGAGGCCCAGCTCGGTGGAGCGGCCGGGGGCTGTGCACCCTTGGGTCACCGCTCAGCTCCGCAACAATGTGCAGCCCTCCCATCCCTTCATCCAGGATCCAACCATGCCCCCCAACCCAGCCCCCAACCCCCTCACCCAGCTGGAAGAGGCACGCAGGCGGCttgaggaggagaggaggaagtCTGGAGCATTGCAGGCTAAGCCGAG GCATAAGAATATGAAGAAGCAGCCTTGTGAGAACATCACCGTGGCCTATTACTTCTGTGGAGAGCCCATCCCGTACAGGACGTCTGTCAAAGGAAGGATCGTCACGCTGGGACAGTTCAAGGAACTGCTTACTAAGAAAGGGAGCTACAG GTATTATTTCAAGAAAGTGAGCGATGAGTTTGACTGCGGAGTGGTGTTCGAGGAGGTTCGCGAAGACGATGCCATCCTGCCCATCTTCGAGGAGAAGATCATCGGAAAAGTTGAGAAGATCGACTGA
- the axin1 gene encoding axin-1 isoform X1 has translation MSVNEMACYPPDVGSSFTEDAPRPPVPGEEGDLVSSDGRQYGHSFYSSKSESLKNETSIATPRRPDLDLGYEPEGSASPTPPYLKWAESLHSLLDDQDGIHLFRTFLKQEECADLLDFWFACSGFRKQEANEGNEKMLKLAKAIYKKYILDNNGIVSRQIKPATKSFIKDCVMKLHIDAAMFDQAQTEIQTMMEENTYPLFLKSDIYLEYTRTGGESPKLFSDQSSVSGNGKALPGYLPTLNEDEEWRCDREQGQNHESDPTPSNRLTQKLLMETVPQRVASSKRYQDNREYRHASWREPINPYYVNTGYALAPATSANDSEQQSMSSDADTLSLTDSSVDGVPPYRYRKPHRHEIHESAKVNGRVPLPHIPRTNRMPKDIHVEPEKFAAELISRLEGVLREREAQEKLEERLKRVRLEEEGDDADISTAPSLANHRIPPAVHVQHYGGRYSEMSYNGLQLRDAHEENPESILDEHVQRVMKTPGCQSPGTGRHSPKSRSPDGLPAGKIPGMMMMPLSGGQGKHQARLGPKGEAAHLHHHKHIHHTHYAAGGKPKEQVDAEAMRMHGGLAWNMEQHHFGSKSRNFADGMSVGPSAMDPMGYGSKGSTLSKRPVRKGEDGRNFEMREPLPLDDMERNQKILQWMMEGEKEAGRSKRSPYGSISGSKKAQSHEVSRPSSVERPGAVHPWVTAQLRNNVQPSHPFIQDPTMPPNPAPNPLTQLEEARRRLEEERRKSGALQAKPRHKNMKKQPCENITVAYYFCGEPIPYRTSVKGRIVTLGQFKELLTKKGSYRYYFKKVSDEFDCGVVFEEVREDDAILPIFEEKIIGKVEKID, from the exons ATGAGTGTAAACGAGATGGCCTGTTATCCGCCAGATGTGGGCAGCAGCTTCACTGAGGATGCCCCCAGACCCCCGGTCCCCGGGGAGGAGGGCGATCTGGTGTCCAGCGATGGACGGCAATACGGCCACAGCTTTTACTCATCTAAGAGTGAGAGCCTCAAGAACGAGACCTCCATAGCTACGCCCAGAAGACCCGACCTGGACCTGGGCTACGAGCCCGAGGGTAGTGCTTCCCCGACGCCACCCTACCTGAAGTGGGCAGAGTCCTTGCACTCGCTCTTAGACGACCAAGATGGCATCCACTTGTTCAGGACTTTCCTCAAACAGGAGGAGTGCGCCGACTTGCTGGACTTCTGGTTCGCCTGCAGCGGCTTCCGCAAGCAGGAGGCCAACGAAGGCAACGAGAAGATGCTGAAGCTCGCCAAAGCCATTTACAAAAAGTACATCTTGGATAACAACGGCATCGTGTCCCGGCAGATCAAGCCGGCCACCAAGAGCTTCATCAAGGACTGTGTGATGAAGCTTCACATCGATGCCGCCATGTTCGACCAGGCGCAAACCGAAATTCAGACTATGATGGAAGAAAATACCTACCCTTTGTTTTTAAAGTCCGACATATACTTGGAATACACCAGGACGGGCGGAGAGAGTCCCAAACTGTTCAGCGACCAGAGCTCGGTGTCAGGCAACGGCAAAGCCCTGCCGGGCTACCTGCCAACTCTGAACGAAGACGAGGAATGGCGGTGCGACCGGGAACAGGGGCAGAACCACGAAAGCGACCCCACTCCCAGCAACAGGCTGACCCAGAAGCTGCTCATGGAAACTGTGCCTCAGCGGGTGGCCAGCAGTAAGAGATATCAGGACAACCGTGAGTACAG ACACGCGTCATGGAGGGAGCCCATCAACCCGTACTACGTGAACACTGGCTACGCGCTGGCGCCCGCCACCAGTGCCAACGACAGCGAGCAGCAGAGCATGTCCAGCGACGCAGACACTCTCTCCCTGACCGACAGCAGTGT AGATGGAGTCCCACCTTATAGATATCGTAAGCCGCATCGACATGAGATCCACGAAAGTGCCAAAGTTAATGGGCGAGTGCCACTACCTCATATTCCC CGCACAAACCGGATGCCAAAGGATATTCACGTTGAGCCGGAGAAGTTTGCGGCGGAGCTCATCAGCAGGCTGGAGGGGGTGCTGAGGGAACGTGAGGCGCAAGAAAAACTGGAAGAGCGGCTCAAGAGAGTTCGGCTG GAAGAGGAAGGTGACGATGCAGACATCTCCACTGCTCCCTCCCTGGCCAATCACAGGATTCCTCCAGCGGTCCACGTGCAGCATTATGGCGGCCGCTACTCTGAAATGAGCTACAACGGGCTGCAGCTACGGGACGCACACGAGGAAAACCCCGAGAGCATCCTGGACGAGCATGTGCAGCGTGTCATGAAAACCCCCGGCTGTCAATCTCCGGGCACGGGGCGCCACTCTCCGAAGTCCCGCTCCCCTGACGGGCTTCCTGCGGGCAAGATTCCCGGGATGATGATGATGCCGCTGTCCGGTGGCCAAGGCAAGCACCAGGCTCGGCTGGGCCCGAAGGGGGAAGCAGCGCACCTGCACCATCACAAACACATCCACCACACACACTATGCCGCGGGGGGGAAACCCAAAGAGCAGGTGGATGCGGAAGCTATGAGGATGCATGGGGGACTGGCCTGGAATATGGAGCAACACCACTTTGGATCCAAGTCACGCAACTTTGCAGATGGGATGAGCGTCGGCCCCAGTGCCATGGACCCCATGGGTTACGG CAGTAAAGGAAGCACACTGTCAAAGCGACCAGTCAGAAAAGGAGAGGATGGTCGAAACTTTGAGATGCGAGAGCCCTTGCCCCTTGATGATATGGAGAGGAACCAGAAGATCTTGCAGTGGATGATGGAGGGCGAGAAGGAAGCTGGCCGCTCTAAGAGGAGCCCTTACGG GAGCATCTCTGGCTCCAAGAAGGCTCAGAGTCACGAGGTGTCGAGGCCCAGCTCGGTGGAGCGGCCGGGGGCTGTGCACCCTTGGGTCACCGCTCAGCTCCGCAACAATGTGCAGCCCTCCCATCCCTTCATCCAGGATCCAACCATGCCCCCCAACCCAGCCCCCAACCCCCTCACCCAGCTGGAAGAGGCACGCAGGCGGCttgaggaggagaggaggaagtCTGGAGCATTGCAGGCTAAGCCGAG GCATAAGAATATGAAGAAGCAGCCTTGTGAGAACATCACCGTGGCCTATTACTTCTGTGGAGAGCCCATCCCGTACAGGACGTCTGTCAAAGGAAGGATCGTCACGCTGGGACAGTTCAAGGAACTGCTTACTAAGAAAGGGAGCTACAG GTATTATTTCAAGAAAGTGAGCGATGAGTTTGACTGCGGAGTGGTGTTCGAGGAGGTTCGCGAAGACGATGCCATCCTGCCCATCTTCGAGGAGAAGATCATCGGAAAAGTTGAGAAGATCGACTGA